The genomic window GTTAAACTAAATGAGGACATAAAAGAGGTATGTAGACTATCAAAATTAAACGAAAAAATAAAAGGCAGCAAAGCAACTGTTTTGAAAATAAAAGGTAAAAATGAAACTAGGAACATTATAGACAAGCATGAAAAATACACTCTCATAACTACCAGAACCTTTAGACGTTCATTTGCTACCAACTACTACGGACACATCAACACAACTTTGATAATGAATATTACAGGACACGCAACAGAGCAAATGCTAAGAGCATACATCAACAGAGGTAATACAAGCAACATAGCAAGTACGAAAGAGCAACTAGATAACTACCATAAAGAAAGACAAGAGAAGAAAAACAATATCAAACTAACTACTATACCTAAAACTGCATAATTTAATATTTGAACACAAATTACAAGTCTTATTAACAGTAGCCATATTATACTTAGAACGTTTACTATAAATTATGCTTAGAAAGAAAACTAAAAGACTTCTCAATCAACTAGACAATTATTTTCAATTGATTAAAATACCAACGGACGATGAAGAGATAAATTCAGATTTAGGATTAAAAGCAGATTATCTTATTGAGGAAAATTTAGAATACAGCCTAAATGAATATTATATTGAAACTAATGACATAGAAGAAAATTTCGATTTATTTGATTATGCTCAAACATTACAACAAATCTCTACTTGCCTAATTTTTTCGAATACAACAAACATCTATATATCATACAAATTAGAACAAAATAGTATCTCCGACATAAAAGAACTAATGCAAATGCTTATAACCTGTTTCGAAAACACTAGCGAACTTAAAAGAAAGTTGCAAAACATAAGAGGACGAGTAAATCATGACTTTTCAAATACCAATTCCAACTTTAACCTACTTACTTCAAAAAATGTAAATCAATTAATAGACTACCTACAAAAAATTAAATACAAAATTGCAGAGACAATTGAATATTGTGAAAATCTATCAGGAATTGACCCTCAAATAAATAAAACAAATTATAACAACATAAACATAAACCTAATTTGGTTTCAAGTAGGGTTACTTTTTGCAAACGGTGAAATTGAAAATTTAATTCAAAAACACCAATATAATTTTACTCAAATGGCAAAAGAAAAGTTTAAAACCAATTACACAAGTTACCGACCGTACATAAGTGAAACCTACAATAACAACTCTAAAAACAATAAAAATATTTGGAACAGCAATTCAAAAATTATAACAATATATAACTACTGTATTGACAACACAATTGAAATGACTACTGAATTCCTAAATCATTATCATGCTATTATCTATGATATTGATTAGTTAGCACAAATAAAAGTATAGAATAACAGAAATTGATTGACCTTAAATTAGAATTACTAAAAATGCAGCAAACAACAAACGAACAACAACCAAATAATGAAGAAATAAAATACTTAAAGTTTGTAGCCATAGACAACTCCTTAACCGACATTAATATTTTAGAGGATTTTAATAGAGTTCAATTCAACCCTATTGAGATTGATGAAATTTCTTTTTATTTCTCCAACTCGCGATACGAATGGTTATTACAATTAATTAAAAACAACAAACTTTTTGACAATTCAAATAAACCAATTTCAAAAATTGAACTTAGAAAACACTTAAAACAATATGGAAAGGGATTTCGTTCTGGTTATTTTAATTACTTAAAAATAATAGAAAGTGAAACTGAACTCTTCCCTAACGAAAATGAAATTTTTATCAATAAAGTCTTCAGCAAAGTATACGATGCAATAAATGTTTCTTGTTTACCTCTTCAATTATTAAAATCTGAAAAAGAAAAAAAATATAAAATATTAGAAGATGCACTCTTTGACCAAGGCTATATAGACGGAGAGATATATAAGGCTTGGATGATAGTAGCAGAATATAATCCAATGTTTAGCAAAAAATGGAAAAAACAAAATGCTACCCAATACCCAAAAGAAGAAAAAATAGTTGTCAAAAATCAAATAAGTAAAAATCCAACAGATTTAATTTGGTTTAAAATAGGATTACTTTTTGCAACTGGCGAAATAGAAAGTCTAATTAAGAAACATCATTCAAACTTCTCGCAGATTGCTAAAACACTATTTGATTCTGAATGGAAAAGTTACAGACCCTATCTAAGCGAAACATACAACAATACCTCAATCAACAATAAAAACATACTAAGTAATAATATAAAAACTAAACTGCTATTTGAATATTGTAATGAAAATTCGATACAAATGTGCGACACCTTTTTACTTCAATATAACTCCACAAAATAAATAGTCCTCAAACAGTACCAGTACCGACAATAGTACCATCCAAATCGATTGACCTTGCAGCATTATTAATAATCTAAATAATGTTAAATGGAACAATTACAATTTGTCGCAACGACTCCACAACAATTAAGAAAAGACATCAATCAAGATGTTAAAAACCTTTTAAACGAACTCGAAAAGAGTTTTCAACCAAAGACACCAGAAGAACTACTTAGTCGCAGAGAAACAGCAGATTTACTAAAGATAAATCTTAGTTCTTTATATAACTGGACAAAAAAGGGAATACTCAAATCTTATGGATGTTCTGGTAAAGTTTATTACAAGCGTAGTGAAGTAGAATCTGCATTAATAGAACTTTAAGTAATGGCAACGATACCAACGCCAGAAGTAATGCAGTTCAAACTAGATACTGGTAAACTATTTAAAGAGGTTAGGCATTACAACCTTGTAGACGGCAAAGAAATACTATCCAATAAACTCAATATTGGAATTAATCGTGGTTTCTCAAAAGCAAAGTATATCTATTCAGTCAAAATAAGACAACCTAATAAATGGAGTAAACAAATTACTGGTTTGTATGCTACGCATGATATAGACTTGTTTTATGGTGACACCATTAACCAAAAAAATCTATTAATAGCAAGATTTAAAGATAATGGTAACGAGTTAGTCATCTACTACTTTGAAGACTTCTACCCAAAGCCATTAGGGGGCTTTTTAAATAATTTTAAAGGATAGGTCATTAAAACAAAAAAAGGGGCTGAATAAGCCCCTCAATTTGTTCAAATGCTATCGGCAACGATAACAACTCAAAGATAATATTTTAATGATTGACTACATCCAAATTTGGGTTACCGACCTTTGCGAAATTCAAAGATTATGGAATCACCCTTTGATACATTTCAAGAATAAAATTGAAAAAGTCAGCAAAGAAACTGGAGAATTTTATAATAAAGAAACAAAGGAGTTTGAGGGCATATCATTTAGAAAAGAACCGCACAAACCAAATAAGCCAAACGAAGGTAGAGAAAGGATTGTAATAGGTTTCAATCCACATTACTGGTTTAATAAAAATGAACATAACGCAAATAATTTTAGTGCCTTAGATAGTATTGAAACGTTTAAAAGATTTGTAAGCATTTTTAATATTGAAAGTTATAGCAACTATTCTGCTAATAATCTTGAATACGGTTTAAACTTTTTATTTAATGACTATGACAAAGAAGTAATAGGTTACAATATCTATCACTCAAGAAATTTATTCATTCAAGACCAAGAACATAGGTATGCAAAGAGAGCGCATAGTTATTATAAAGGAAAACCAAATTACTTTTCTTATGTCAAACTATATTCTAAAGGCTTTCAATACCCAGAATATTGCGATAAAAAGACTTTAAGGTTTGAAATGGGATCAAAGCAAAGTAAAAACATAAAAACACTAGGCATTAAAAATATAGGCGACTTATTAAATATCGAAGTCTATTATAAGTTAAAAGAAGCATTAATAAAAAACTCATTGAAAGTATTAATAATAGATCAATACCCTAAACTAAACGAACTAAACCCCAGGGATAAGAACAGATTAATCAAATATTCAAACAGTTCATTTTGGTACAATGTAATACAAACTAAAAGAAGTGCAACATTTAACGAAAAGTGTGAAAGTTATAATGTATTACTAGACCGAACAGGCTTAAATATAAATACAGAGTTTCATAATAGGATAAAGGAAAAATTAGAGATTCTACTACCTGAAAAGCGTAAAAATTCCACACTACCAACAAAATCCGAAAAACGTAAAAATTCCACTTTAGATAAAGGTAGAATGCTTACGGTTTTCAATTCTCGTATTTGCCCAGTTACCGGTGTAAACATTTCAATGCAGAAACAAACCTCTTTACTATTATCAAATACTGGATTAAGGCATCTTGAAAAAACAGACCCTATCAAATTTAACGAACTCAAATTTATATTGTTAACAGGTAAACCAAACAAATATGAAAATACGGTATATGACCAATTAAGTAAACAAATAAGAAATCGTCATTACAATTCACAACCAATAGATAATCAAATGCTACTTTTCACTGTATCAAAAATAAACACCAGACAATTCTAAAATTGTTTACCACCTCTACGCGCGCGTATTGTTTTGATAAGTAGAATATTATATCTATTAAATTATAATTCTCTTTGAGAGATAGAGTAATTAGACATCACACACCCGTACAAGAACCTAACAAAACCTATCCTTTGATATAAGGTTTTAGAAATTATAAAAATCTATATATTGATTAATGCAGAGAACAAAGACTTTTCTGGTGTCACTACGCGTACAGGTCAAAAAACAAAATCGGACTAATCGGACACCATAAAAAGGAATTGTATTTGTAATGTTAAAAAGTAAAATCTTTTAACACTACAAGGCTTTTTCACAGTCACAAAGCGCGCAAGTTGTAATGCAGAATAGAAAATTAATTATATCGCACTATCCGTCCGCGCGCGTAGTTGTTTTATAAAAGATGACTTTATAATATAATTCTAAAAAAAACTCAAGAAACTTTAGATTTTAAAAAGGCTATAAACCTACCAAAGCACCTAGTATTGAAATGACAATACCAATTACCACAATCCAAACAATCGTTGATGTATTGCTTCTTGTTCTTTCTGTAGCATCTTGTATCAACCTTAAATAATAAACTTGTGATAATTGAATTTGCCTATCCGTCCAATCCTCACGTTCATTTACAAACTTCCTGTGCTTTTCTGAGATAGTTTTATTCTCTTTCATTTTTAAAAGTTTAGATTGTATACGGTTATTGCTCTTTAATAATTGGTGATAATTGATTTTTTAATGCATCATATTCATCACTAGACATCATTTCTAAATCATATAACTCTTTTGCCTCTTTCAATTTCCTTATTGCCTCGCTTCTAGTCATTTTAGCATTAGAGTTAATTATTTCACCAGACTCCATTGCCTTTTCAAAAAGAACACGTGCCAACTTCTTAACTCCTAAAAACCTACCTCCACCAACTTTATTCAACTCTAAGTATATTTCATAGTCGTTTTTCTTTGAAATTCGACCTGCAGAAATTCCAACAACAAAAACCCTGTCATTTAACATACCGTCATTCCCCATCATCAGAGTTCCAGTCAATGCAGCAGCAGTTGTACCTAAGTAAATATAACTATGATTATTAATTGCCTGACCAATTGCAACAGAACCTTGAGTAATATTATTTGAGTTACTTGGCTTACCTATCACCAATGTATCGCCAATTACAATTTTGTCACCTGCCCGAGTTATATATTCGTTTACGTCAAAATAGTTCTTATACTCTTTGGAATTTGTCAATTCTTGTAATTCGTCATAACTAATCGAATCGACATGATTATTTTTTTGTCCAGTTAGTAGGATACAGTAGAATAAAAACAGGAATGATAATTTGAATCTCATAACAATAAATTTTTAGAATTATAATTTAATGTTCAAAGATTAGATTTAATTAAAGTTTCCTTTTACGGGAAACCATAATCTTCAAAAATATTTTAAAAACGGACTAATCGGAAACCATAAAAAGGAATTGTTTTTGGAACGGTAAAAAAGAGATAACCTGACAAAACCTGATTTTAGTTAAAGATTTATTCCAGATCACAACGCGCGAGTATTTATGCAAAACATATATGAACCTACAATATTCGGTTATCTGTTCACGTGCGCGCGTAGTTGTTTAAAAACAATAAAATTTCACATGTTCAAGACTTAACGAACTTAACACCCTAAAAAGGTTTATACTTATAAAATTCTATTTAAAAGTAAACCAATACGCGCGCGAAGTGATTAATTTCAAAAACTCATACAAAAATAATTGGCAATAAATAATTTGAATTTTTAGGAATATATCCTGAATTTTGGAATATGTCCAAAATAATTTTTAGAAATTACGATTTAAAGCGTATTAAAGACCTTTTAAAGGAAATAGGTAAGGAAAGGTATGAAGCAGCATTAAAAGATGCAGGATTACACGAAAACAAGCCTTTATCGATGGATGGCTTCTTTGTCGAGTTTGAACCTGACACCTTGGATTTTAATTTATACTACAAATACCCTTCAAGAGTAATAATGTTTATTATACCAGTACTCGGATTTTGGAATGTTCCAATTGATAATTGGGTTAGAGAAAGGAAGTAGTTTGAATAATCAATATTATTTCAAGTTTTAGATCTTTTTATCTAATCAATGTTTTGTATTTTTCAAGTATGCGAATAATAATTTTACTTATCCTAATGACTGGCTGTACCAACCAAAACCTAGAATTGCAAAAAGAGAATATGCG from Maribacter aquivivus includes these protein-coding regions:
- a CDS encoding helix-turn-helix domain-containing protein; amino-acid sequence: MEQLQFVATTPQQLRKDINQDVKNLLNELEKSFQPKTPEELLSRRETADLLKINLSSLYNWTKKGILKSYGCSGKVYYKRSEVESALIEL